The genomic DNA CCGAAGCTTCTAAACACTCGTCTTCCTCTATATCATTTATCGGTGGGCATCCGATCGGAGGCTCCGAAGGACACGGATTCGAAGACGCTTCGGCTGACTTGCTTGAAGGTGTAAGATTCATTATTTGTCCCGCCGAAAATGTTTCCAAAGATGTCAGCAAAATGCACACAGACTTTCTTGAGTCGCTAAATTTCAAGGTCCTGGAAATGGAAGCATCAGTTCATGACAAACTGATAGCCTTTACATCCCATTTACCTCAATTCCTTTCCACTGCGCTGGCGCTATCAGTCGGTTCGGTGGATAATGCCGAGCTGACAGCGGGACCCGGTTTTTTTTCCACAACTCGCCTTGCGGCAAGCCCTGCCAGGATTTGGGATGAAATTTTTCAACTCAATAAGGAAAATCTGCTGGACGCTGTCAGTGCGTTAACCTCGGTTATCTCCGACTTGAAAGATAAAATAGAAAACGGATCTATTGAGGACCAAATTCTTTTTGCTGCGGAATTAAGATCCAAAATGTTACGGGATGAATAGTGGAACGGCTTTTAGAACCGGCAATTAAAGTGCGTGGTGAAATTTCATTGCCGGGCGACAAGTCCATCTGGCATCGGGCATTGATTATCGGCGCCATTTCTGAGGGGGAAACCGAGATAGTAGGCGAACCTGCCGGTGATGACGTTTTATCCACCGAATCGTGTCTAAAACAATTAGGTATAAAAATCTCCCGCAAAAACGGCAAAACGGTTGTTTCAGGTAACGGACCTAAAGGTCTGAAGAAACCCGAATCTGTTCTGGATGCCGGGAATTCCGGAACTACAGTCCGCCTGCTCTCAGGTGTTCTGTCGGCACAAAACTTCGAGTCTGTCATTGACGGCGATTCTTCTTTAAGAAAACGCCCCATGAACAGGATTGTCACTCCTCTTTCTCTGATGGGCGCAGACCTGATTCCTTCAGATTCAGGCGGCTGTCCCTTGAGCATAAGGGGAAGCACGAATCTGAAGCCGATCTCTTACAATTCACCTATAGCCAGCGCGCAGGTCAAGTCGGCTATGATTTTAGCAAGCATTTGCAGCGGCGTTGAACTTGAACTGTCCGAACCGTATCCATCACGAAACCATACTGAGATTATGCTGCGGCAGTGCGGAGTAAATATTCAGACTGAAGGAAATTCCATCCGTATGGAAAGGAACGTTAAATTAAAGGGCGCTGTTTTCAGAGTTCCCGGTGATTTTTCTTCAGCGGCGTTTTTCATCACAGCTGCTCTTATGCTTCCCGACAGCGAGATTACTTTAAAAAATGTGGGGCTGAATCCTACACGGACAGGATTCCTGAATGTTCTGAAGAGGATGGGAGCTGATATCAGGGTAATCCCGGATGAAAACGGATCAGGAGAGAAACAGGGAGATATTGTCGTTCGCTCTTCCGATCTGAAAGCCGTAACCATAACAGCGGAAGATGTTCCCTCAATTATAGACGAACTACCGTTAATCGGTATTTTAGGAACAGTCGCGGATGGAGTCACAAACGTTTCAGGCGCCTTCGAACTAAGAGTAAAAGAATCTGACCGCATTTCACTCCTTATTAAAGGATTACAAAAAATAGGTATCAGTGCTAACGAATTTGAAGACGGTTTCTCTGTGGAAGGGGGTCAAAAAATTTCGGGAGGAACAGTTGATGCGGGGAATGACCACCGTATCGCCATGTCTTTCGCCATTGCGGGACTCGCATCGGAAAAAGGCGTGACCCTTAAAGGCGCCGA from Candidatus Neomarinimicrobiota bacterium includes the following:
- the aroA gene encoding 3-phosphoshikimate 1-carboxyvinyltransferase, which codes for MERLLEPAIKVRGEISLPGDKSIWHRALIIGAISEGETEIVGEPAGDDVLSTESCLKQLGIKISRKNGKTVVSGNGPKGLKKPESVLDAGNSGTTVRLLSGVLSAQNFESVIDGDSSLRKRPMNRIVTPLSLMGADLIPSDSGGCPLSIRGSTNLKPISYNSPIASAQVKSAMILASICSGVELELSEPYPSRNHTEIMLRQCGVNIQTEGNSIRMERNVKLKGAVFRVPGDFSSAAFFITAALMLPDSEITLKNVGLNPTRTGFLNVLKRMGADIRVIPDENGSGEKQGDIVVRSSDLKAVTITAEDVPSIIDELPLIGILGTVADGVTNVSGAFELRVKESDRISLLIKGLQKIGISANEFEDGFSVEGGQKISGGTVDAGNDHRIAMSFAIAGLASEKGVTLKGAESASVSYPSFFSDLEKLSE
- a CDS encoding prephenate dehydrogenase, which gives rise to MYSKVTIIGTGLIGGSLALLIKRLIPEIRIRGVDLPEIIDSLPADSPFANLYTFENIGDAIGDADLSILAVPNNQILKTLPEVLSRAKKGSVVCDVGSVKLPILTEASKHSSSSISFIGGHPIGGSEGHGFEDASADLLEGVRFIICPAENVSKDVSKMHTDFLESLNFKVLEMEASVHDKLIAFTSHLPQFLSTALALSVGSVDNAELTAGPGFFSTTRLAASPARIWDEIFQLNKENLLDAVSALTSVISDLKDKIENGSIEDQILFAAELRSKMLRDE